A genomic region of Corallococcus macrosporus contains the following coding sequences:
- a CDS encoding winged helix-turn-helix domain-containing protein: MRTPSAPGLGPPAVFVGRAQEVRRLGDVLKRVHTGVVYGLPGAGKSALVAAVAAKHRGPVVHRRVRPGDTLDTVVDDVRRLLSDAPVAQALSDASRLEALAGELEARRALCVLDDLHVLGPPERAALVEDLGGRLRQGTLLATSRESVPRHAASPDRVELRLEGLTEEAARELWRELDALYGERDGFDAAWERSRGLPFLLRRAHAGDTGGDEPVRAALAALPGDERRLAAMLALSQLPLTAGTLEQVLAGTREQVSTGEALRQLGAKLLVETDSRGRYGVHDLVREAMVSLLSPDEARAAHEALLEVLQREPLPAVVRVRGVCRHLQALGQHEARAAFIVAQAEPLVRHGAADELLGLLDSLPAGLRTPQVRLAHARARVRLLDLRRAYPELLALRASLEASASGPEPESNEALREGVGAVLVRVALFALEPEACERTLEAMPVPSSAEVFLQQLLAWTALRFFQGRLDESLAMLDNAAAATGDRRVLGWCAYARALMLWIEGRDSELAEPLAQCVSLLEDAPLDSRGPLVAAMSAGILSRLGRFTEADAALASARERLGQLGAPRLALELDCIEAWVRGERGQRRAALAALRETEARAEKAGYLFVRLLCRVGAGRMLLELGRRAEGRAQLDAVEEEVRARGVVGLMRAARVARTLDVPEPETPPVPVEPREVRPGIAARQRALAALAAARSADAARATALLTALEPLARGEDFALEHTLAHLTRATLHRHEGRTREAAEALAEATHTATQGGLDPDLIAELTRPLASAPEAPRPQEAPAPEGVVLDARRHELRAPGKTVSLERRALPRRLLYALARQPGRTLPKEDCVRAMWNVAYDPRLHDNALRVHVSHVRDMLEGTGTRVVFEDPGYRLEVGPGFTFIAEQPPETPSQ, encoded by the coding sequence ATGCGCACACCATCCGCTCCGGGGCTGGGACCGCCCGCTGTCTTCGTGGGCCGCGCCCAGGAGGTACGGCGGCTGGGAGACGTGCTGAAGCGCGTGCACACGGGGGTCGTCTACGGGCTGCCCGGCGCGGGCAAGTCCGCGCTGGTGGCGGCGGTGGCCGCGAAGCACCGGGGCCCCGTGGTGCACCGGCGCGTGCGTCCCGGGGACACGCTGGACACGGTGGTGGACGACGTGCGCCGGCTGCTGAGTGACGCGCCCGTGGCCCAGGCCCTGTCGGACGCGTCGCGGCTGGAGGCGCTGGCGGGGGAGCTGGAGGCACGCCGCGCCCTGTGCGTGCTGGACGACCTGCACGTGCTCGGGCCGCCGGAGCGCGCGGCGCTGGTGGAGGACCTGGGAGGTCGGCTGCGGCAGGGCACGCTGCTGGCGACCTCGCGCGAGTCCGTGCCCCGGCACGCGGCCAGCCCGGACCGGGTGGAGCTGCGGCTGGAGGGGCTGACGGAGGAGGCCGCGAGGGAGCTGTGGCGGGAGCTGGACGCGCTCTACGGGGAGCGGGACGGCTTCGACGCGGCGTGGGAGCGCTCCCGGGGCCTGCCCTTCCTCCTGCGCCGGGCCCACGCGGGCGACACGGGCGGAGACGAGCCGGTGCGCGCGGCGCTGGCGGCGCTGCCCGGTGACGAGCGGCGGCTGGCCGCGATGCTCGCCCTGAGCCAGCTGCCGCTCACCGCCGGCACGCTGGAGCAGGTGCTGGCGGGCACGCGGGAGCAGGTGTCCACGGGCGAGGCGCTGCGCCAGCTGGGCGCGAAGCTGCTGGTGGAGACGGACTCGCGCGGCCGCTACGGCGTCCACGACCTCGTGCGCGAGGCGATGGTGTCCCTGCTGTCCCCGGACGAAGCGCGTGCCGCGCACGAAGCGCTGCTGGAGGTCCTCCAGCGCGAGCCCCTGCCCGCCGTGGTCCGGGTGCGCGGCGTGTGCCGCCACCTCCAGGCGCTCGGCCAGCACGAGGCGCGCGCGGCCTTCATCGTCGCGCAGGCGGAGCCGCTGGTGCGCCACGGCGCCGCGGACGAGCTGCTGGGGCTCTTGGACTCGCTGCCCGCCGGACTGCGCACGCCCCAGGTGCGGCTGGCCCACGCCCGCGCGCGGGTGCGGCTGCTGGACCTGCGCCGCGCCTACCCGGAGCTCTTGGCCCTGCGCGCCTCGCTGGAGGCCTCCGCCAGCGGGCCGGAGCCGGAGTCCAACGAGGCCCTGCGCGAGGGCGTGGGCGCCGTGCTGGTGCGGGTGGCCCTCTTCGCGCTGGAGCCGGAGGCCTGTGAGCGCACGCTGGAGGCCATGCCCGTGCCGAGCAGCGCGGAGGTCTTCCTCCAGCAACTGCTGGCCTGGACCGCGCTGCGCTTCTTCCAGGGGCGGCTGGACGAGTCCCTGGCCATGCTGGACAACGCCGCCGCAGCGACCGGGGACCGGCGCGTGCTGGGGTGGTGCGCCTACGCCCGCGCGCTGATGCTCTGGATTGAAGGCCGCGACAGCGAGCTGGCGGAGCCCCTGGCCCAGTGCGTGTCCCTGCTGGAGGACGCGCCGCTCGACTCGCGGGGCCCGCTGGTGGCGGCCATGTCCGCGGGCATCCTCAGCCGGCTGGGCCGCTTCACGGAGGCCGACGCCGCGCTCGCGAGCGCCCGGGAGCGGCTGGGCCAGTTGGGCGCGCCCCGCCTGGCGCTGGAGCTGGACTGCATCGAGGCGTGGGTGCGCGGAGAGCGGGGCCAGCGGAGGGCGGCGCTCGCGGCGCTGCGGGAGACGGAAGCGCGCGCGGAGAAGGCGGGCTACCTCTTCGTCCGGCTGCTCTGCCGCGTGGGCGCGGGCCGCATGCTGCTGGAGCTGGGCCGCCGCGCGGAAGGAAGGGCCCAACTGGACGCCGTGGAGGAGGAGGTCCGGGCGCGCGGTGTGGTGGGGCTGATGCGGGCCGCCCGCGTGGCGCGCACGCTGGACGTGCCGGAGCCCGAAACGCCCCCCGTCCCCGTGGAGCCCCGCGAGGTGCGCCCCGGCATCGCCGCCCGCCAGCGCGCCCTGGCCGCCCTGGCCGCCGCCCGGAGCGCGGACGCCGCGCGCGCCACGGCGCTGCTCACCGCGCTGGAGCCCCTGGCGCGCGGCGAGGACTTCGCGCTGGAGCACACGCTGGCCCACCTGACCCGCGCCACGCTCCACCGGCACGAGGGCCGGACCCGCGAGGCGGCGGAAGCCCTGGCGGAGGCCACGCACACGGCCACGCAAGGCGGGTTGGATCCGGACCTCATCGCGGAGCTCACCCGGCCCCTCGCCTCCGCGCCGGAGGCCCCGCGCCCCCAGGAAGCGCCCGCGCCGGAGGGGGTGGTGCTGGACGCCCGCCGCCACGAGCTGCGAGCCCCGGGCAAGACCGTCTCCCTGGAGCGCCGCGCCCTGCCGCGAAGGCTGCTCTACGCCCTGGCCCGCCAGCCGGGACGCACCCTGCCGAAGGAGGACTGCGTGCGCGCCATGTGGAACGTGGCCTACGACCCGCGCCTGCATGACAACGCGCTGCGCGTCCACGTGAGCCACGTGCGCGACATGCTGGAAGGCACCGGCACCCGCGTCGTCTTCGAGGATCCCGGCTACCGGCTGGAGGTGGGCCCGGGCTTCACCTTCATCGCGGAGCAGCCTCCGGAAACCCCATCGCAGTAG
- a CDS encoding histidine phosphatase family protein → MTTEFILLRHGETEWNALGRLQGHLNSSLSREGLRQADALAARLTTLPFQALYSSDLDRAVQTASRIAARTGHDVQPDARLRERGLGILEGLTRAEAGERHPAVFSAYAEGHADYVVPEGESASQRLRLALHCLQELGTRHPEARVVVVTHGGVLSALLRHCLGIPTEAPRAFSVLNAGWNQFDLHKGALRLVTWGDVSHLRALSLDDT, encoded by the coding sequence ATGACGACCGAATTCATCCTGCTCCGGCACGGGGAGACGGAGTGGAACGCCCTGGGGCGTTTGCAGGGACACCTGAACAGCTCGCTGAGCCGCGAAGGGCTGCGGCAGGCGGACGCGCTCGCGGCGCGCCTCACCACCCTCCCCTTCCAGGCCCTCTACAGCAGCGACCTGGACCGCGCGGTGCAGACGGCGTCCCGCATCGCGGCGAGGACGGGCCACGACGTCCAGCCGGACGCGCGGCTGCGGGAGCGGGGGCTGGGCATCCTCGAAGGGCTGACGCGCGCGGAGGCCGGCGAGCGCCATCCAGCGGTCTTCTCCGCGTACGCGGAGGGCCACGCGGACTACGTCGTGCCCGAAGGGGAGAGCGCGTCGCAGCGCCTGCGGCTGGCGCTGCACTGTCTCCAGGAGCTGGGCACGCGCCATCCGGAGGCCCGCGTCGTCGTGGTGACCCACGGGGGCGTGCTCAGCGCCCTGCTGCGCCACTGCCTGGGCATCCCGACCGAGGCGCCGCGCGCCTTCTCCGTCCTCAACGCGGGCTGGAACCAGTTCGACCTCCACAAGGGGGCCCTGCGGCTGGTGACCTGGGGGGACGTGAGCCACCTGCGCGCGCTCAGCCTGGACGACACCTGA
- a CDS encoding polysaccharide biosynthesis protein — protein sequence MEHGQKLDALSMDVEPLEVSEEAPRRAHRFGWLRMLGVDAVLIACSLLFATKLHFADGLSEACREVLPRAMALLVAVRLVTLVWVGLHRWSFHRSGIHEAVRLELASLAATIVFELLRNVFFVEALPGQVVALEFFVTTTLLGFHRFAPRMARQWYLDQRRARAQGSQRTLIVGAGSAGDLLLRDLLRDRTSPWHVIGLVDDDPGKQGTFLNGKPVLGVLDALPELMRKHRVTQVLIAIPRLSPERTRHLLSLCRHQSVSFKIIPASFAYLDQKITAAMLHDLSPEHLLPRDAIAFDHEEVHRLVTGRRILVTGGAGSIGSEIVRQVAGHSPASLVVVDINENELYLLVRQLQSRYPNVPVHSVVADIRDLDRMMRIGVEFAPQYVFHAAAHKHVPLMEDSPEEAIKNNVFGTQNVARMADACGAERFILISTDKAVKPSSVMGASKRLAEMVIRDIAATSRTTFCAVRFGNVLGSAGSVVPLFKQQIQAGGPVTVTHPDCTRYFMIIPEAVGLVVLAGLGGYGELCILDMGEPVRIAELAANMITMTGLVPDKDIRIVYTGLRPGEKLEEVLMSEEEELTQQVRNRIKVARSPAPPADFQLQLKRLDRAARTGDVHDVKRALQDLIPAYTPSKMPGTPAKVLPAFPAAKAATAEQNVSA from the coding sequence ATGGAACACGGTCAGAAGCTGGACGCGCTGAGCATGGACGTGGAGCCCCTGGAGGTTTCGGAGGAGGCTCCGAGGAGGGCTCACCGCTTCGGCTGGCTGCGGATGCTGGGCGTGGACGCGGTCCTCATCGCCTGTTCGCTGCTCTTCGCCACGAAGCTGCACTTCGCTGACGGCCTGTCCGAGGCGTGCCGGGAGGTGCTGCCCCGCGCCATGGCGCTGCTGGTCGCGGTGCGCCTGGTGACGCTGGTGTGGGTGGGGCTGCACCGCTGGTCGTTCCACCGCTCCGGCATCCACGAGGCGGTCCGCCTGGAGCTGGCGAGCCTGGCGGCCACCATCGTCTTCGAGCTGTTGCGCAACGTCTTCTTCGTGGAGGCGCTGCCGGGGCAGGTGGTGGCGCTGGAGTTCTTCGTCACCACCACGCTCCTGGGCTTCCACCGCTTCGCCCCGCGGATGGCGCGGCAGTGGTACCTGGACCAGCGGCGCGCGCGGGCGCAGGGCTCCCAGCGCACGCTCATCGTGGGCGCGGGCAGCGCCGGGGACCTGCTGCTGCGCGACCTGCTGCGGGACCGGACGAGCCCGTGGCACGTCATCGGTCTGGTGGATGACGACCCGGGCAAGCAGGGCACCTTCCTCAACGGCAAGCCGGTGCTGGGCGTCCTGGACGCGCTGCCGGAGCTGATGAGGAAGCACCGGGTGACGCAGGTGCTCATCGCCATCCCCCGGCTGTCCCCGGAGCGCACGCGGCACCTGTTGAGCCTGTGCCGCCACCAGAGCGTCAGCTTCAAGATCATCCCGGCCTCGTTCGCCTACCTGGACCAGAAGATCACCGCGGCCATGCTGCACGACCTGTCCCCGGAGCACCTGCTGCCCCGCGACGCCATCGCCTTCGACCACGAGGAGGTGCACCGGCTGGTGACGGGCCGCCGCATCCTCGTCACCGGCGGCGCGGGCTCCATCGGCAGTGAAATCGTCCGGCAGGTGGCGGGGCACTCGCCCGCGTCGCTGGTGGTGGTGGACATCAACGAGAACGAGCTCTACCTGCTGGTGCGCCAGCTGCAGTCGCGCTACCCGAACGTGCCGGTGCACTCCGTGGTGGCGGACATCCGGGACCTGGACCGCATGATGCGCATTGGCGTGGAGTTCGCGCCGCAGTACGTCTTCCACGCGGCCGCGCACAAGCACGTGCCCCTGATGGAGGACTCGCCGGAAGAGGCCATCAAGAACAACGTCTTCGGCACGCAGAACGTGGCGCGCATGGCGGACGCCTGCGGCGCCGAGCGCTTCATCCTCATCTCCACCGACAAGGCCGTGAAGCCTTCGTCGGTGATGGGCGCCTCCAAGCGGCTGGCGGAGATGGTCATCCGCGACATCGCCGCGACGTCGCGCACCACCTTCTGCGCCGTCCGCTTCGGCAACGTGCTGGGGTCCGCTGGCAGCGTGGTGCCCCTCTTCAAGCAGCAGATCCAGGCGGGCGGCCCCGTCACCGTCACGCACCCGGACTGCACCCGCTACTTCATGATCATCCCGGAGGCGGTGGGCCTGGTGGTGCTGGCCGGCCTGGGCGGCTACGGCGAGCTGTGCATCCTGGACATGGGGGAGCCGGTCCGCATCGCGGAGCTGGCCGCGAACATGATCACCATGACGGGCCTGGTGCCGGACAAGGACATCCGCATCGTCTACACGGGGCTGCGTCCGGGGGAGAAGCTGGAGGAGGTGCTCATGTCCGAGGAGGAGGAGCTCACCCAGCAGGTGCGCAACCGCATCAAGGTGGCCCGCAGCCCGGCGCCTCCCGCGGACTTCCAGCTCCAGCTCAAGCGGCTGGACCGCGCGGCCCGGACCGGCGACGTCCACGACGTGAAGCGCGCCCTCCAGGACCTCATCCCCGCGTACACCCCGTCGAAGATGCCGGGCACCCCGGCGAAGGTGCTGCCCGCCTTCCCGGCGGCGAAGGCGGCCACCGCGGAGCAGAACGTCAGCGCCTGA
- a CDS encoding GNAT family N-acetyltransferase, protein MLVPDAGASALSEEYFRSGHHLRAEQVTHTLVIKTDTDRTLRVPLIVRAIEGTAYRDAISPYGFPGGELDGWSEVPAPAVDWRATELVSIFVRERVQGPHCFSQGTARNEVFFVDPRRPLTLREMHRRHQRRNVRLGFVSTVRACRDAPPEERAGFQDVYRQTMVRDQACHRYFFPDAYFEELFASPAAWLATTRAPDGAVASAALVVRSDGLLHYYLGGTADAHLARSPAKNVFGEMIDLSARLGLPLHLGGGLKPGDGLEDFKRGFANDSGRIHTHEVICDAAAYAALAEGRHAGGFFPAYRALPPP, encoded by the coding sequence ATGCTGGTTCCCGACGCGGGAGCCTCGGCGCTGTCAGAGGAGTACTTCCGCTCCGGGCATCACCTCCGCGCCGAGCAGGTCACCCATACGCTGGTCATCAAGACCGACACAGACAGGACGCTGCGCGTGCCACTCATCGTGCGAGCGATTGAGGGAACGGCGTATCGCGACGCCATTTCTCCGTATGGCTTTCCGGGCGGTGAATTGGACGGATGGAGCGAGGTGCCAGCACCTGCGGTGGATTGGCGGGCCACGGAGCTGGTCAGCATCTTCGTGAGGGAGCGGGTCCAGGGACCGCACTGCTTCTCGCAAGGGACAGCGCGCAACGAGGTCTTCTTCGTGGATCCGCGCCGCCCGCTCACACTGCGGGAGATGCACCGCCGGCACCAGCGGCGGAACGTCCGGCTGGGCTTCGTCAGCACCGTGCGGGCGTGCCGGGACGCACCGCCCGAGGAGCGCGCGGGGTTCCAGGACGTGTACCGGCAGACCATGGTCCGGGACCAGGCGTGCCACCGGTACTTCTTCCCGGACGCGTACTTCGAGGAGCTCTTCGCGTCCCCGGCCGCCTGGCTCGCGACGACGCGTGCGCCGGACGGCGCCGTCGCCTCCGCGGCGCTGGTCGTCCGGAGCGACGGCCTCTTGCACTACTACCTGGGCGGAACGGCGGATGCGCACCTGGCGCGCTCACCCGCGAAGAACGTCTTCGGCGAGATGATCGACCTGAGCGCCCGGCTGGGGCTCCCGCTCCACCTGGGAGGCGGGCTTAAGCCGGGGGACGGGCTGGAGGACTTCAAGCGCGGCTTCGCCAACGACAGCGGGCGCATCCACACGCATGAAGTCATCTGCGACGCGGCCGCGTACGCCGCGCTGGCGGAGGGCCGTCACGCGGGCGGCTTCTTCCCGGCCTACCGCGCGCTGCCCCCGCCATGA
- a CDS encoding aminotransferase class I/II-fold pyridoxal phosphate-dependent enzyme, protein MSSRIYLSSPHMGTLERRYVDDAFQSNWIAPLGPHVDAFQEEFARCVGARHALALSSGTAALHLALQLVGVGPGDDVLVSTLTFSASVNPIRYLGASPVFIDSERTSWNMDPALLEEELSMRARVGRLPRAVVVVHLYGQSADLDPLMAACDRYGVPVVEDAAEALGSTYKGRAPGTVGRVGIYSFNGNKILTTSGGGMLVSADGELVQHALKLATQARDMAPHYQHSEVGYNYRLSNVLAAIGRGQLHVLEDRVAARRANHAFYAEAFRDLPGLAFMPEAPWGRHTRWLTTLTIDPEAFGADREAVRVALERENIEARPVWKPMHLQPVFSAFERRRGAVAEDLFHHGLCLPSGSNLTRQELERVVEVVRAVPRNQGLRTAG, encoded by the coding sequence ATGTCCTCCCGCATCTACCTGTCCTCGCCCCACATGGGCACGCTCGAGCGCCGCTACGTCGACGATGCGTTCCAGAGCAACTGGATTGCCCCGCTGGGGCCCCACGTCGATGCCTTCCAGGAGGAGTTCGCCCGGTGCGTGGGCGCCCGGCACGCGCTGGCGCTGAGCTCCGGCACGGCCGCGCTCCACCTTGCGCTGCAACTGGTGGGCGTGGGCCCCGGCGACGACGTGCTGGTGAGCACGCTCACCTTCTCCGCGTCGGTGAACCCCATCCGCTACCTGGGCGCGTCTCCCGTCTTCATCGACAGCGAGCGCACGTCCTGGAACATGGACCCCGCGCTGCTGGAGGAGGAGCTGTCCATGCGCGCCCGCGTGGGCCGGCTGCCGCGCGCGGTGGTGGTGGTGCACCTGTACGGCCAGAGCGCGGACCTGGACCCCCTCATGGCGGCGTGCGACCGCTACGGCGTGCCCGTGGTGGAGGACGCCGCGGAGGCCCTGGGCAGCACGTACAAGGGGCGGGCCCCCGGCACCGTGGGCCGCGTGGGCATCTATTCGTTCAACGGCAATAAAATCCTCACCACGTCCGGCGGCGGGATGCTGGTGTCCGCGGACGGCGAGCTGGTGCAGCACGCCCTCAAGCTGGCCACGCAGGCGCGCGACATGGCGCCGCACTACCAGCACTCGGAGGTTGGCTACAACTACCGGCTCAGCAACGTGCTGGCCGCCATCGGGCGGGGGCAGCTGCACGTGCTGGAGGACCGGGTGGCCGCGCGCCGCGCGAACCACGCCTTCTACGCGGAGGCCTTCCGGGACCTGCCGGGCCTGGCGTTCATGCCCGAGGCGCCGTGGGGCCGGCACACGCGCTGGCTCACCACCCTGACCATCGACCCGGAGGCCTTCGGCGCGGACCGCGAGGCGGTGCGGGTGGCGCTGGAGCGGGAGAACATCGAGGCGCGGCCGGTGTGGAAGCCCATGCACCTGCAGCCCGTCTTCTCGGCCTTCGAGCGGCGGCGCGGCGCCGTGGCGGAGGACCTGTTCCACCACGGCCTGTGCCTGCCGTCCGGCTCCAACCTCACACGCCAGGAACTCGAGCGGGTGGTGGAGGTGGTCCGCGCCGTTCCCCGGAACCAGGGGCTGCGGACGGCGGGCTGA
- a CDS encoding sugar transferase has protein sequence MQRQTGTGLFLKRCIDVMAAGAGLLCLAPVMAATGLFVRATMGSPVLFRQPRPGRKGRLFTVLKFRTMLEATDANGQALPDEQRLTWAGRLLRSTSLDELPQLWNVLRGDMSLVGPRPLLVEYLPRYSEEQARRHDVLPGVTGWAQVNGRNALSWDERFRMDVWYVDHWSLALDAKVLALTVVRVLQRQGISFASEATMHKFMGNPPPESNVVPLRQQGAGTVSPPSAAPGSGERRGPPPPPARVPGV, from the coding sequence ATGCAAAGACAGACAGGAACCGGGCTGTTCCTCAAGCGGTGCATCGACGTGATGGCGGCGGGCGCGGGCTTGCTATGCCTTGCCCCGGTGATGGCCGCCACGGGCCTGTTCGTCCGCGCGACGATGGGCAGCCCCGTCCTCTTCCGGCAGCCGCGCCCGGGCAGGAAGGGCCGGCTGTTCACCGTCCTCAAGTTCCGCACGATGCTGGAGGCCACGGACGCCAACGGCCAGGCGCTGCCGGACGAGCAGCGCCTCACCTGGGCCGGGCGGCTTTTGCGCTCCACCAGCCTGGATGAGCTGCCGCAGCTGTGGAACGTGCTCCGGGGCGACATGAGCCTCGTGGGCCCGCGCCCGCTGCTGGTGGAATACCTGCCGCGCTACAGCGAGGAGCAGGCGCGCCGCCACGACGTGCTGCCCGGCGTCACCGGCTGGGCCCAGGTGAACGGCCGCAACGCGCTCAGCTGGGACGAGCGCTTCCGGATGGACGTCTGGTACGTGGACCACTGGAGCCTGGCGCTGGACGCGAAGGTGCTGGCGCTGACGGTGGTGCGCGTGCTCCAGCGCCAGGGCATCTCCTTCGCGAGCGAGGCCACGATGCACAAGTTCATGGGCAACCCGCCGCCGGAGTCCAACGTCGTGCCGCTCCGGCAGCAGGGGGCCGGCACCGTCAGCCCGCCGTCCGCAGCCCCTGGTTCCGGGGAACGGCGCGGACCACCTCCACCACCCGCTCGAGTTCCTGGCGTGTGA